TATTATTGAGGTTTTAGAAAAAAAATTAAAATATAAGGTTTATTATAAGGTCTTAAATTCTATGACACATGCCAATATGCCTCAAAATAGAGAGCGTATTTTCATTGTTGCTTTCGATCCGAAACAAGTAAGAAACTTTAGTCAATTTAAATTTCCGGAAAAAATTGAACTCACAAAAACAATTCATGATATTTTAGAAAAAGGAAAACAAGAAGAAAAATACTATTATGCTAAAAGTCATCAATATTATCCAGAATTAAAGAAAACCATGACTTCTAAAGATACAGTTTATCAATGGAGGAGAGTTTATGTAAGAGAAAACAAAAGTAATGTTTGCCCAACATTAACTGCAAACATGGGCACAGGAGGGCATAATGTCCCTTTAATTAAAGATAATTATGGTATTAGGAAATTAACTCCTAGAGAATGTTTTTCTTTTCAAGGTTACCCAGAGAATTATATTCTACCCAATCTTGCAAATGGAAGATTATATATGCAAGCTGGCAATTCAGTTACTACTACTTTAATTGAAAGAATTGCAAATCAAATAATAGAAATTTTATGAAGTCCTTTGTAGAATTAGATAAGGAAAACGAAAGTGAATACTTAAATTTACTTTCTGCAGTTTCAAAACTTTCAGGTCTTTTCAGTGACAACTCTATTCCTCTTATAAATTACCGAGTAGCTGAAAACATTTTTTGTAAAAGTTTTAATGCAGATAATTTATCTAGATCTGATACCGCTTTCGATGCAAATTATAAATCTGTTGGTGTTGGATTAAAGACCTTTACATGTCCATCAAGTAATAGTAATGAAAAAATTGCTGAGTTTAATTCTCTTTCAAGTGAATTAAAAGAATTAAAGGGTAAAAAATTAGCAATTCGGCTTGCTGAATATAGAAATCAAAGAATAAATTTAGCCAAAAGAAATTATAATATAAACGCTTCAATTTATCATATTGTAGCTAGAAAGAAGAATGAATTAGTTTTATTTGAAACTGATTATGATAATATTGATATAGATAACATTCAGAATCAAAAAAAAACAAAAGCTGGATGGTCCTTTGAGGATGGTAATAATTTTTACAGTTTTAATTATTCAAAAAGTACGCTTTACAGAAAATTCATTATACCTGATAACGCATTTAGATTACCAATAAGTATAATTAAAGATCCATATAGTCTATTATTAAATATCTTTAAAGACAAAGTTTTACCTCTAGCTAGCGACAGCCTTACAAGAGGTGTGAATTATGTGGTACTACCCCTTTATAGTACCAAATACAAAGATAAAAGAGTTAGCGAAAAAAGTGGCTTAAATCAGTGGAATGCGGGAGGAAGAAACAGAAACATTGGTGAAGTTTATATTCCTATTCCAATTGAAATTCATAAACAATTCCCGTTTTTTTTTCCAGAAAGAGATGAACCCTTCAAATTAAAAGTTCCTACAGGTGAAATTTATGATGCTAAAGTTTGTCAAGACAATTCTAAAGCTTTAATGACAAATCCTAATAAAGATCTTTCTAATTGGCTTTTAAGAAATGTCTTAAAACTAAAAGAAGGAGAATTAGCAACTATGGATAAATTGAATAAGTTAGGTTTAGACAGTGTAATTTTAATAAAAGACAATGAGGGTATTTTTAAAATTGACATTATGAAAACTGATTCTTATATTGATTTTTTAGAAAATAAATAGCTCACTCAATTATTATATGTTAAAACTTAATAAATTACAAAATGTATGAGTAATACCAATTTTTTCTACGTAAAAATAAGTTGCCCAAAAGAAGTTGATGAATTAAACTTCTACCATTTATTGAAAAAATTGTCTAAAGGTGTTTTAGAGCAACATACGTTATATAACATACCTAACAATCTTCATTTAGCAAAAAATGGAGATATTATAATAATTCAAATTGGTGGAGATTCTTCAAATAAAAAAAAATATTTAAAACAAAATATCATAACTAAATACGATAATTATAAAAATGGCATTCACGCCATAGGTTTCATTAAAAACATAAATAAGGATCAAAAAGAAGTAAACATTAACATTATCGGTTTAAAATCATCCATTTCTAAAAGTGATTTATACTATTTTCCTCAATTTATTAATAATTTAGGTGGAACAACCAAAGGAATTCCAAATCAGGCAGGCCTATATGAACTCGAGTACTCCATTGGTTTAAGTTTAATTGATT
The nucleotide sequence above comes from Aureibaculum algae. Encoded proteins:
- a CDS encoding phospholipase D-like domain-containing protein translates to MKSFVELDKENESEYLNLLSAVSKLSGLFSDNSIPLINYRVAENIFCKSFNADNLSRSDTAFDANYKSVGVGLKTFTCPSSNSNEKIAEFNSLSSELKELKGKKLAIRLAEYRNQRINLAKRNYNINASIYHIVARKKNELVLFETDYDNIDIDNIQNQKKTKAGWSFEDGNNFYSFNYSKSTLYRKFIIPDNAFRLPISIIKDPYSLLLNIFKDKVLPLASDSLTRGVNYVVLPLYSTKYKDKRVSEKSGLNQWNAGGRNRNIGEVYIPIPIEIHKQFPFFFPERDEPFKLKVPTGEIYDAKVCQDNSKALMTNPNKDLSNWLLRNVLKLKEGELATMDKLNKLGLDSVILIKDNEGIFKIDIMKTDSYIDFLENK